The Paraconexibacter algicola genome includes the window CGGGTGTCGCTGGCCGACAAGCTCCACAACGCCCGCTCGATCCTGCTGGACTACCGCACGCACGGGGACGACCTGTGGGCGCGGTTCAAGCAGGGCCAGGGTCTCGCGACGCGCGTCTACTACCGGGAGATCGCGCTCGCCTTCGAGCGCGAGGAGCACCGCATCGGCGCGGCCGCCCGGCCCTACGTCGGGGAGCTGCGGCGGGTCGTCGACGCGATCACCGCGCTCGCCGAAGAGCATCAGGGGCCCGACACGCGGGTCGGGTTCGACGGCTGACGGCCCGCGGTCGCGCCGGCGCGCGTCCGACACTTGTCCACTGGATCGGTGCAGTTCGTCGCCGGGTGCGCTACGCTCCCTCGCGGTCAAGAGCGCCAGCGTCAAGCCCCGGCTCGCTGGCCGGCAACCCTCCAACCGCGGTGGGGTGCCCCGGGTGAGGACCAGGCCGCACAGTCGTCCCCGGACGGTCTGTGGCAAGCGCGGACCCCGACGTGGGTCCGGACCCATATCGAGGAGCTCGCATGACCCCTGTCGTCCCCGTCGTCCCGTCCCGCCCGCTGCTGCCGGTGGTCGGCGCCGACCTGCCGCTGCCCGTGCTGGGCGGCGGCACGCGCCGCCACGTGCACCTCGACCTCGCGGCGACCGCGCCCGCGCTGCGGGCGGTCGCCGACGCGGTCACGGCCGCGCTCCCCTGGTCGGGCAGCGTGCACCGCGGCGCCGGCCTGCCCTCGCAGGTGGCGACCGCCCGCTACGAGGAGGCGCGCCGGGAGATCGGGACGTTCGTCGGCGCACGCGAGGACGACGTCGTCGTGGTGGTGCGCAACACGACGGACGCCCTGAACCTGCTCGCCTCGGCGGTCGCCGCGCGCGGCGGCGAGGTCGTCGTCGTGGACGTCGAGCACCACGCGAACCTGCTGCCGTGGCGCACGGGCGCCCACCGCCTCGTCCCGGCGGCGACGACCGTGCAGGAGACGATCGCCCGGATCGCCGCGGAGCTCGCGCTGCGCCCCGCCGCGCTGCTCGCGGTCACCGGCGCGTCGAACGTGACCGGCGAGGTCCTGCCGCTGGAGCGGCTCACCGCGCTCGCCCACGCGCACGGCGCGCGGATCGCCGTGGACGCCGCCCAGCTCGCCCCGCACCGGCGGATCTCCCTGGCCGCCTCGGGCGTGGACTACGTGGCGTTCTCCGGGCACAAGCTGTACGCGCCGTTCGGCGCGGGCGCCCTGGTCGGACGGCGGGACTGGCTGGACGCGGCACCCCCGCACCTCGCGGGCGGCGGCGCGGTGGTGGAGGTCCGCAGCGACGGCACCGACTGGGCGGCCGCGCCGCAGCGCCACGAGGGCGGCACCCCGAACCTCGTCGGCGCCGTCGCGCTCGCCGCCGCCTGCCGGACGCTCGCCGCGCTCCCGGAGGGCGCGCTCGAGGCGCACGAGCGGGCGCTCCACGCGCGGCTGCTCACCGGGCTGGAGGCGCTGCCCGGCGTCGCCGTGCACCGGCTCTTCGACGACGCCGACGACGCGATCGGGGTCGTCGCGTTCACCGTCGACGGGCTCGCTCCGGGCCTCGTCAGCGCGGTGCTCGCGGCCGAGCACGCGATCAGCGTCCGCGACGGCCGCTTCTGCGCGCACATCGCTCTGGAGCGCGTGCTGCGCCGGCCCGAGGGCGCGGTGCGGGCGAGCCTCGGCGCGTGCTCGTCGCTCGCCGACGTCGAGGCGCTGCTGGCCGCGGTCGAGCGGCTCGTCACCGAGGGGCCGGCCGGCGAGTACGTCCGCTGCGACGACGGCACGTGGGCCCCCGCCCGCGACGACCGCACGCTTCCCGAGCCGCTGGTCGCGGGTGCCACCGCGGGCGGGTCCCCGTGCACGGCCGCCGCGGTCGACGCCGCCGGCGTGCTGACGGTCTGAGCCGCGGCGGACGGGCGGGCGGGTCAGCGGGGGTCCAGCGGCGTGCCGGTCGCGACGAGCGCGCCCGCCACGAGCGCGATGAGGATCGGCTGGTGCACGAGGTAGATCGTCAGCGACCGGCGGCCCGGCGCGCCCGCCGCGTGCGCGCGCGGCGAGCCGTCCCCGAGCCCGCGCAGCAGCGCGCGGCGCTCGCCGCCCGGGTAGAGCAGCGCGCCGAACGCGACGCCCAGCAGGCAGGGCCCGATCCACGGCAGCAGCGGCACCCAGTCCACCCCCGTCTCCCCCGGGTCGAGCCCGATGACCATCAGCGCGGACTGCGCGCTCGACGTGCCCTGGAGGGCCAGGCCGGCCGCGACCGCGGCGACGCCGAGGACCGCGTTCCAGTGCCGCAGGCCGACGAGCCCGGGCAGGACGACGAGGTGGGCGACGGCGATCAGGTGCAGGATGCCGAAGCGCACGAGCTCGTCACCGAGCGCGATCCCGGTGGCGACGGAGACCGCGAGCGCCCCGGCGGCCACCTGCAGGCCTCGCGGCACACCGCTGCGCCAGCGCTCGCGCGCGTCGACGCCGCGGGCCCGCAGCCGCGCGTCGCGCACCCAGAAGCTGAGGCCCACGACGGTGAGGAACGTCGAGGCGCACGCGATCTGCAGCGCGCGCCAGCCACCGTCGTAGGGGTTCGGGGCGACGTCGGGGGCAAGGAAGCGGATGTCGTAGACCAGGTGGTAGACGACCATCATCACGATCGCGGCGGTGCGCAGGAGGTCGATCTCCCACAGCCGCGCGCGGCGCGGCGGGGCGGCGGGCTCAGTCACGGGCGGCGACGTCGGTGAGGACCGCGACCTCGGTGATGCGGGTGCCGTCGACCGCCTGCACGGTGATGCGGGAGCCGTCGAACTCGACCACGTCGCCGGGGCGCGGCCGCCGCCCGAGCCGCTCGAACACCGCGCCGGCCACGGTGCGCGCGGACGTGTCCCCGAGGTCGAGGCCGAAGTGGCGCTCGAGGTCGAGGATCGCGGTGGCGCCGGGCATGACGAGCGCCCCGTCCTCGCGCTCCTCGACGCCGGGCAGCTCGGGGTCGTACTCGTCCTCGATGCTGCCGACGAGCTGCTCGAGCAGATCCTCGAGCGTGACGATCCCCGCGGTGGAGCCGTACTCGTCGACCACGACGGCGAGCTGCTTGCGGCCCGCGCGCAGCTCGGCGAGCAGCGGGCGCAGCGACTTGGACTCCGGCACGACGACCGCGGGGGTCGCGACGTCGCCGACGGCCGTGTCGGGGTCACGGCGCTCGGCGGCGAGCAGCTCGCGCACGTGGACGACGCCGACGAGCCGGTCGATCGACCCGTCACCGACCGGGTAGCGCGTGTGCGGCTGGGCGACGTGCTGGTCGAGCGCCGCACGGACGGTCTGCTCGGCGTCGAGCCAGCGCACGTCCCGCGCCGCGACCATGACGTCGCGGGCGTCACGGTCGGCGAAGTCCAGAACGTTGTGCAGGAGGCGCTCCTGGTCCTCGGCGATGACCCCGGAGCCCTCCGCCTCGTCGACGAGCTCGCGCAGCTCCTCCGGGGACTGCACGCCGTCCCCGGCGGTGACGTCGTGGACGCCGAACGGCCGCAGGACGAGCAGCGAGGACTGCCGCAGGACCCAGACGACCGGGCGGAACAGGCGGGCGAGCAGCTCGATCGGGACGGCGATCCGCATGACGAGCGCCTCGGCGCGGTCGAGCGTCAGCGACTTCGGCACGAGCTCGCCGAGCACGACCGACAGGTAGGTGACGCTGCCGAAGGCGATCAGGAACGCCAGCCAGCCGGGCACGCCGTCCCCGAGGACGTCGCGGACGATCGGCTCGCCGAGCGCGCCGGTGAGGATGCCGAGCATCGTGATGCCGACCTGCACGGTCGAGATCACGCGCACCGGGTCGTCCATCAGCCGCAGCGCGGCGGCGGCCCGGCGCGAGCCCTCGGCGGCCGCGAGGTTCAGCGGCCCGCGTCGCGCGGTGACGACGGCGTACTCCCCGACGACGAAGAACGCGTTCGCACCGACGAGCGCGAGCACGGCGAGCAGGCCCAGAGCGTCTTGCACTGCCCGCAATGGTAGTGGCCGCCGCCCGACGCCCCGGGGGAGCGACGGCGCGCGCCCGCCCGCGGGACGCGGACGGGCGCGGACAGGCGATCGAGGCCGGGGGCGTCAGTGGGCGAAGACCGGGTCGCCCGACGTGGCCTGCGCCGGGACGCGGGACCCGTCGAGCACGAGCGCGGAGACGACGGCGCCGACGAAGAAGATCCCCGCCGCCCACCAGAACGCGGTCGTGTAGCCGTGGATCGCCGCCTGGCCGACTACACCCGCGACATCGCCCCCGACGCCTGGCGGCGCATGCTCGTCCTCGTCCTCGACGGCCTGCGCGCCACCGGCACCGACGCCACCCCGATGCCCGCCGCCCCCGTCGACCAGGAGGACCTCGAGCGGGTCATGCAGGCCGCGGGCCACGCGGACCGCCGTCGCCGCGGCTGAGCGATCCCGTCGGGCCCCGTCGCCCGTATCCGTCCGGGACCATGCTGC containing:
- a CDS encoding aminotransferase class V-fold PLP-dependent enzyme; translated protein: MTPVVPVVPSRPLLPVVGADLPLPVLGGGTRRHVHLDLAATAPALRAVADAVTAALPWSGSVHRGAGLPSQVATARYEEARREIGTFVGAREDDVVVVVRNTTDALNLLASAVAARGGEVVVVDVEHHANLLPWRTGAHRLVPAATTVQETIARIAAELALRPAALLAVTGASNVTGEVLPLERLTALAHAHGARIAVDAAQLAPHRRISLAASGVDYVAFSGHKLYAPFGAGALVGRRDWLDAAPPHLAGGGAVVEVRSDGTDWAAAPQRHEGGTPNLVGAVALAAACRTLAALPEGALEAHERALHARLLTGLEALPGVAVHRLFDDADDAIGVVAFTVDGLAPGLVSAVLAAEHAISVRDGRFCAHIALERVLRRPEGAVRASLGACSSLADVEALLAAVERLVTEGPAGEYVRCDDGTWAPARDDRTLPEPLVAGATAGGSPCTAAAVDAAGVLTV
- a CDS encoding heparan-alpha-glucosaminide N-acetyltransferase: MTEPAAPPRRARLWEIDLLRTAAIVMMVVYHLVYDIRFLAPDVAPNPYDGGWRALQIACASTFLTVVGLSFWVRDARLRARGVDARERWRSGVPRGLQVAAGALAVSVATGIALGDELVRFGILHLIAVAHLVVLPGLVGLRHWNAVLGVAAVAAGLALQGTSSAQSALMVIGLDPGETGVDWVPLLPWIGPCLLGVAFGALLYPGGERRALLRGLGDGSPRAHAAGAPGRRSLTIYLVHQPILIALVAGALVATGTPLDPR
- a CDS encoding hemolysin family protein, with the protein product MQDALGLLAVLALVGANAFFVVGEYAVVTARRGPLNLAAAEGSRRAAAALRLMDDPVRVISTVQVGITMLGILTGALGEPIVRDVLGDGVPGWLAFLIAFGSVTYLSVVLGELVPKSLTLDRAEALVMRIAVPIELLARLFRPVVWVLRQSSLLVLRPFGVHDVTAGDGVQSPEELRELVDEAEGSGVIAEDQERLLHNVLDFADRDARDVMVAARDVRWLDAEQTVRAALDQHVAQPHTRYPVGDGSIDRLVGVVHVRELLAAERRDPDTAVGDVATPAVVVPESKSLRPLLAELRAGRKQLAVVVDEYGSTAGIVTLEDLLEQLVGSIEDEYDPELPGVEEREDGALVMPGATAILDLERHFGLDLGDTSARTVAGAVFERLGRRPRPGDVVEFDGSRITVQAVDGTRITEVAVLTDVAARD